One window from the genome of Paenibacillus azoreducens encodes:
- the cpaB gene encoding Flp pilus assembly protein CpaB — translation MNWLKNRTVLGISCIILSLILCLGIAPLLNRSASEKVAIARIVQEVAEGEAITAAHVETVYVGAYNLPTDVLKSEDQVVGQYAAADLKVGDYLLPSKLSASPLDAYLTRLDGQRQALSVTIKSLAAGLSGKLQPGDIVSLFATDYGDFRTTTLPPELQYVEVLSVTTSSGLDAQTTANDQNERELPSTLTLLVRPEQAVLLTDIESKGKLHAALVYRGDAATTQLFLDKQEAYFSSKSQPEDVAHE, via the coding sequence ATGAATTGGCTAAAAAACCGTACCGTTCTGGGGATAAGTTGCATAATCTTATCCCTTATCCTTTGTCTCGGCATTGCGCCGCTGTTGAATCGAAGCGCCAGTGAAAAAGTCGCGATTGCCCGCATCGTTCAAGAGGTAGCCGAGGGCGAGGCCATCACTGCCGCTCATGTAGAGACCGTGTATGTAGGAGCCTACAATCTGCCCACTGACGTGCTAAAATCCGAAGACCAAGTTGTCGGACAGTATGCCGCGGCGGATCTGAAAGTTGGAGATTATTTGCTCCCTTCCAAATTGTCAGCCTCTCCCCTCGATGCTTATTTAACCCGTCTGGACGGACAGAGACAAGCCTTGTCGGTTACAATCAAAAGCCTCGCAGCGGGCCTTTCCGGCAAGCTTCAACCTGGTGATATTGTTAGCTTATTCGCCACCGACTACGGCGACTTTCGCACAACCACGTTGCCCCCGGAACTGCAATACGTAGAAGTGCTGTCGGTTACGACCAGCAGTGGTCTGGATGCCCAAACCACAGCAAACGATCAAAACGAAAGAGAACTGCCTTCCACACTTACCTTGCTCGTCCGGCCTGAGCAAGCCGTATTGCTGACCGACATTGAAAGCAAAGGAAAACTACATGCGGCATTGGTTTATCGGGGAGATGCGGCAACAACACAGTTATTCCTCGATAAACAAGAAGCGTATTTCTCGTCCAAATCACAACCGGAGGATGTTGCTCATGAGTAA
- a CDS encoding A24 family peptidase, which produces MLFSTLLLIASFHDIRTREVPNWVPIALIGSGLLQFQLVPALIGLVSTSLPYLLAAVTTNGKIGGGDITLMAACGFVLGPVGGLLQSIIGLTFVLLFAIGIVYRHGLKKTKQTAFPLVPFLTAGGLLTFTLLYL; this is translated from the coding sequence ATGTTATTTTCTACGCTTCTTCTTATTGCTAGTTTTCACGACATTCGCACACGCGAGGTCCCCAATTGGGTGCCGATCGCCTTAATCGGCTCAGGCTTGCTCCAGTTCCAGCTTGTTCCGGCTCTTATCGGCCTCGTATCTACCAGCTTGCCTTATCTGCTTGCCGCTGTTACCACAAACGGAAAAATCGGCGGCGGCGATATTACGCTGATGGCAGCCTGTGGTTTTGTTTTGGGCCCAGTCGGCGGCCTTCTGCAAAGCATTATCGGGTTAACATTCGTTTTGCTCTTCGCGATAGGAATCGTTTATCGTCATGGGCTTAAAAAAACCAAGCAAACCGCCTTCCCGCTCGTTCCTTTTCTTACGGCAGGCGGTTTGCTCACGTTTACATTACTTTATTTGTGA
- a CDS encoding GrpB family protein, producing the protein MASTSEERLQKATIGELKPHNTSIILQDYDPHWPKIFEQEAERIRSILGNKVLQLEHVGSTSVPGLCAKPIIDMLLVVENSADETAYVPDLEEEGYTLHIREPDWFEHRLFQGPDTAINLHVFSQGASEIERMLLFRNWLKANDSDRDVYAQVKRSLARHQWRHVQDYADAKDSIVKEIMERANAVK; encoded by the coding sequence ATGGCATCTACCAGTGAGGAAAGGCTTCAGAAAGCAACGATTGGTGAACTGAAGCCTCACAACACATCCATAATTCTCCAGGATTATGATCCGCACTGGCCTAAAATTTTCGAGCAAGAGGCCGAACGAATTCGTTCAATACTTGGAAACAAGGTTCTGCAATTGGAGCATGTTGGATCTACTTCGGTGCCAGGATTATGTGCCAAGCCAATCATCGATATGCTGCTGGTAGTAGAGAATTCTGCGGACGAAACGGCCTACGTTCCTGACTTGGAGGAAGAGGGGTACACGCTACACATACGGGAACCCGATTGGTTTGAACACCGTCTATTCCAAGGTCCCGATACAGCAATTAATCTTCACGTATTTAGCCAGGGGGCGTCCGAAATCGAGCGAATGTTGCTTTTCCGCAATTGGCTCAAAGCGAACGACTCCGACCGGGACGTGTATGCACAAGTGAAGCGTAGCTTGGCACGACATCAATGGCGTCACGTGCAAGATTATGCAGATGCAAAAGATTCAATTGTAAAGGAAATTATGGAGAGAGCG